A genomic stretch from Shewanella woodyi ATCC 51908 includes:
- a CDS encoding LysR family transcriptional regulator: MSQEKPLDLNLLRVFSIVCKTASFSRAAEELNLTQSSVSNAIARLKLSIGEELFIRVGRGVKPTSVALNLYQQLEQPLLAIEQVVSGLHLFDPKQSKRSFYVYANETIIQLLQTRVDEYLCDSAIDIVFRETPIGEEQIQMDLQLEKVDLALDITQPHLASFASTKVMQDRLNCVVRKEHPRIQGSLSTEQYFAEKHIIHNMRRSNLSMADLMTKEVLPKREMYGEQSSLLNMLATAAKSNAIAVATQSYTDAYAELFGLQVLPLPFVTEPIDLYMVWCKKLQHNAANLWLRETLLLLIKSS, from the coding sequence ATGTCTCAAGAAAAACCATTGGATTTGAACTTACTGCGTGTCTTCTCCATTGTCTGTAAAACGGCTTCGTTTAGCCGAGCGGCAGAGGAGCTAAACTTGACTCAATCGTCGGTGAGTAACGCCATTGCAAGATTGAAGTTATCTATTGGTGAGGAGCTGTTTATTCGTGTTGGCCGGGGAGTTAAGCCAACATCGGTTGCATTAAACCTTTATCAACAACTTGAACAGCCCCTACTGGCTATTGAGCAGGTGGTGTCAGGTTTACACCTGTTTGATCCTAAGCAGAGCAAGCGAAGCTTCTATGTTTATGCGAATGAAACAATTATTCAGCTATTGCAAACCCGGGTAGATGAATACTTATGTGATAGCGCAATTGATATCGTGTTTCGCGAAACCCCAATAGGGGAGGAGCAGATACAGATGGATCTGCAGCTGGAGAAGGTAGATCTGGCCTTGGATATTACGCAACCCCATCTGGCCTCTTTTGCTTCGACAAAAGTCATGCAGGATAGATTGAACTGTGTGGTTAGAAAGGAACACCCTAGAATTCAGGGAAGTTTAAGCACAGAGCAGTATTTTGCTGAGAAGCATATTATTCATAACATGCGCCGCTCTAATCTGAGCATGGCTGATCTAATGACCAAGGAGGTGCTTCCCAAAAGAGAGATGTATGGTGAGCAATCGTCTTTGTTAAATATGCTGGCGACAGCGGCTAAATCCAATGCCATCGCGGTAGCAACACAATCATACACGGATGCTTATGCTGAGTTATTTGGCTTACAGGTATTACCGCTCCCCTTTGTGACAGAGCCGATTGATCTGTATATGGTGTGGTGTAAAAAGTTACAGCACAATGCGGCTAACCTTTGGCTAAGGGAGA